The following proteins come from a genomic window of Cucurbita pepo subsp. pepo cultivar mu-cu-16 unplaced genomic scaffold, ASM280686v2 Cp4.1_scaffold000137, whole genome shotgun sequence:
- the LOC111784009 gene encoding uncharacterized protein LOC111784009 produces MAVSIKIMSLTVTTLGVISFIFGVIAENKKPAFGTPIPGKGIVVCQYPADPTVVLGYLSVAFLLASSIAGYFSLFYPYQQKYVPRDALFKSTSFSIFFNIALFTTGLAITLLVWPTVTEQIHLTRNVYHNLKTACPTAKTGLLGGGAFLSLDSSLFWLVALMLAGNAREDYFDEIEENGDSAEALKNNA; encoded by the exons ATGGCCGTGTCTATCAAGATAATGTCTCTTACCGTCACAACTTTAGGTGTGATATCCTTTATATTTGGAGTCATAGCTGAGAACAAGAAG CCTGCATTTGGAACTCCCATCCCAGGCAAAGGCATTGTTGTCTGTCAGTATCCAGCGGACCCAACTGTGGTCTTGGGATATCTTTCCGTTGCGTTTCTTCTTGCTTCTTCAATTGCAGGATATTTCTCTTTGTTCTATCCTTACCAACAAAAATATGTTCCTCGAGATGCCTTGTTTAAGAGCACTAGtttctcaattttcttcaacattGCCCT GTTCACAACTGGATTGGCTATAACTTTGCTCGTATGGCCTACAGTCACTGAGCAAATTCACTTGACTCGCAACGTTTATCACAATCTCAAGACAGCATGCCCGACCGCTAAGACTGGTCTTCTGGGTGGTGGTGCATTTCTATCCCTTGATTCATCCCTCTTCTGGTTGGTTGCCCTAATGTTGGCTGGAAATGCTCGAGAGGACTACTTTGATGAAATAGAGGAAAACGGAGACAGCGCTGAGGCTCTTAAGAACAACGCATGA